From one Sorangium aterium genomic stretch:
- the carA gene encoding glutamine-hydrolyzing carbamoyl-phosphate synthase small subunit, which produces MKLVLEDGTTMTGRCFGAPRAVSGEVVFNTGMTGYVETLTDPSYRGQILTITYPLVGSYGVPAPRRAGSVDGPYEADRIQVQGLVVQSYVERYSHHAAVRSLGAWLASEGIPAITGIDTRTLTRRLREVGTMKGWLFPAEMDLERVKRSAEAVDMREEVFRLVSPREPITYEGGPLKVLLIDAGAKDNIVRSLLRRGVTVIRAPYHAPIAELAESADGILIGNGPGDPKDLGQLVTALRGLLGTYTKPIFGICLGNQILALAAGGDTFKLPYGHRGVNQPVQDLLSRRCYVTSQNHGYAVKHESLPAEWEPWFVNINDGTNEGIRSRLRPFFSVQFHPEATPGPEDASYLFDDFLRLCGAMKGSSDSRLKTAGAAAVDLRSTPTAGRS; this is translated from the coding sequence ATGAAGCTCGTACTCGAAGACGGGACGACCATGACGGGCCGGTGCTTCGGCGCCCCGCGCGCGGTGAGCGGCGAGGTCGTCTTCAACACCGGCATGACGGGGTACGTCGAGACGCTCACGGATCCCTCGTACAGAGGCCAGATCCTGACGATCACGTACCCGCTCGTGGGCAGCTACGGCGTGCCCGCGCCGCGGAGAGCGGGCAGCGTCGACGGGCCTTACGAGGCCGACCGCATCCAGGTGCAGGGCCTCGTGGTCCAGAGCTACGTGGAGCGGTACAGCCACCACGCCGCGGTCCGCTCGCTCGGCGCCTGGCTCGCCAGCGAGGGCATCCCGGCGATCACGGGGATCGACACGCGCACGCTGACGCGGCGGCTCCGGGAGGTCGGGACGATGAAGGGCTGGCTGTTCCCGGCCGAGATGGACCTCGAGCGGGTGAAGCGCTCGGCCGAGGCCGTGGACATGCGCGAGGAGGTGTTCCGCCTCGTTTCGCCCCGCGAGCCCATCACGTACGAGGGCGGCCCCCTGAAGGTGCTCCTCATCGACGCGGGCGCGAAGGACAACATCGTCCGCTCGCTCCTGCGGCGCGGGGTCACCGTCATCCGCGCCCCCTACCACGCGCCCATCGCCGAGCTCGCCGAGAGCGCCGACGGCATCCTCATCGGCAACGGCCCCGGCGACCCCAAGGACCTCGGCCAGCTGGTCACCGCGCTGCGCGGCCTGCTCGGCACCTACACGAAGCCGATCTTCGGCATCTGCCTCGGCAACCAGATCCTCGCGCTGGCCGCCGGCGGCGACACCTTCAAGCTGCCGTACGGCCACCGCGGCGTGAACCAGCCGGTGCAGGACCTCCTGAGCCGCCGCTGTTACGTCACGAGCCAGAACCACGGGTACGCGGTGAAGCACGAGTCGCTGCCCGCCGAGTGGGAGCCCTGGTTCGTCAACATCAACGACGGCACCAACGAGGGCATCCGCTCGCGGCTCCGCCCCTTCTTCAGCGTCCAGTTCCACCCCGAGGCGACGCCCGGGCCCGAGGACGCAAGCTACCTGTTCGACGACTTCCTCCGCCTCTGCGGCGCGATGAAGGGGTCCTCCGATTCGCGACTCAAGACCGCGGGGGCCGCTGCCGTGGACCTCCGCTCTACCCCCACCGCAGGAAGGAGCTGA
- a CDS encoding carbamoyltransferase family protein, giving the protein MLILGINAYHGDASAALLVDGQLVAAAEEERFSRIKHCAGFPRLAVEYCLGAAGARVEDIDHIAISRDTRAHLGDKLLYALTRRSPAGLLKGSLGASDPKVHLGAALGVDPKRIRAASHSVEHHRAHLASAFFPSGFDEAAVLSVDAFGDFVSTMWARGRGNKLEILRRVGFPHSLGLFYSGLTQYLGFPKFGDEYKVMGLAAYGQPDLLDKLRQVVRVKDGAFELGLEYFQHHTKGIAMTWEGEPRYGPIHSERLIDLLGPARSPKSRMEDRFMAVAASTQAAFEEVYFELLATAKHLTGSTRLALAGGCAYNSVAAGKIRPKGLFDDVFIQPAAGDAGTSFGAALYVHHHKLDNPRGFHQTHSYFGPAFSQETIDELLRKEQVAFETLPDEDLIPRVARALSEGKVVGWFQGRMEYGPRALGNRSILCDPRRVDIKDVMNERIKRRELFRPFAPALPLERVGDYFEQTSPDPFMVKVYKIKPERRAEIPAVTHVDGTGRLQTVTAQENPRYHALISEFGRQTGTPVLLNTSFNASEPIVCTPKEALDCFLRTKMDVLVLERAYLERAPAL; this is encoded by the coding sequence ATGCTCATCCTCGGGATCAACGCCTATCACGGCGATGCGTCGGCCGCCCTGCTCGTCGACGGCCAGCTCGTCGCGGCGGCGGAGGAGGAGCGGTTCAGCAGGATCAAGCACTGCGCGGGCTTCCCGCGGCTCGCGGTCGAGTACTGCCTCGGCGCCGCCGGCGCGCGGGTCGAGGACATCGATCACATCGCGATCAGCCGCGACACGAGGGCGCACCTCGGCGACAAGCTCCTCTACGCGCTGACGCGGCGCTCGCCGGCAGGGCTCCTCAAGGGCTCGCTCGGCGCGAGCGACCCGAAGGTGCACCTCGGCGCCGCGCTCGGCGTCGATCCGAAGCGCATCCGCGCCGCGTCGCACAGCGTCGAGCACCACCGCGCGCACCTCGCCTCCGCGTTCTTCCCCTCGGGCTTCGACGAGGCGGCGGTCCTGTCCGTCGACGCCTTCGGCGACTTCGTCAGCACGATGTGGGCGCGCGGCCGCGGCAACAAGCTGGAGATCCTCCGGCGCGTCGGCTTCCCCCACTCGCTCGGGCTGTTCTACTCGGGCCTGACGCAGTACCTCGGCTTCCCGAAGTTCGGCGACGAGTACAAGGTCATGGGGCTGGCGGCTTACGGCCAGCCGGATCTGCTCGACAAGCTCCGGCAGGTGGTGCGCGTCAAGGACGGGGCGTTCGAGCTCGGGCTCGAGTACTTCCAGCACCACACGAAGGGCATCGCGATGACCTGGGAGGGCGAACCGCGCTACGGCCCCATCCACTCCGAGCGCCTGATCGACCTGCTCGGCCCCGCCCGCAGCCCGAAGAGCCGGATGGAAGATCGCTTCATGGCGGTCGCCGCCTCGACCCAGGCGGCGTTCGAGGAGGTGTACTTCGAGCTGCTCGCGACGGCGAAGCACCTCACCGGCTCGACGCGCCTCGCCCTCGCGGGCGGCTGCGCCTACAACAGCGTGGCCGCCGGGAAAATCCGGCCGAAGGGGCTGTTCGACGATGTCTTCATCCAGCCCGCGGCCGGCGACGCGGGCACGTCGTTCGGCGCGGCGCTCTACGTCCACCACCACAAGCTCGACAACCCGCGCGGCTTCCACCAGACGCACAGCTACTTCGGCCCGGCCTTCTCGCAGGAGACCATCGACGAGCTGCTCCGGAAGGAGCAGGTCGCGTTCGAGACCCTCCCCGACGAGGACCTGATCCCCCGCGTCGCCAGGGCGCTCAGCGAGGGCAAGGTGGTCGGCTGGTTCCAGGGGCGGATGGAGTACGGCCCGCGCGCGCTCGGCAACCGCAGCATCCTCTGCGACCCGCGGCGGGTGGACATCAAGGACGTGATGAACGAGCGGATCAAGCGCCGCGAGCTGTTCCGCCCCTTCGCGCCGGCGCTCCCCCTCGAGCGCGTCGGCGACTACTTCGAGCAGACCTCGCCGGATCCGTTCATGGTCAAGGTCTACAAGATCAAGCCCGAGCGCCGCGCGGAGATCCCCGCCGTGACCCACGTCGACGGCACGGGGCGCCTCCAGACGGTGACCGCCCAGGAGAACCCGCGCTACCACGCGCTCATCAGCGAGTTCGGCCGGCAGACCGGCACGCCCGTCCTCCTGAACACCTCGTTCAACGCGAGCGAGCCGATCGTTTGCACCCCAAAGGAAGCGCTCGACTGCTTCCTCCGGACCAAGATGGACGTGCTCGTCCTCGAGCGGGCCTACCTCGAGCGCGCGCCGGCCCTCTAG
- a CDS encoding molybdopterin molybdotransferase MoeA, giving the protein MIRFEEALDRLLATAVPVGPERVPLDDAAGRVLAEDIAAADAMPAFDYSAMDGYAIASADLAGSGPFRLPVRGESAAGRPLPALQPGTACRIFTGARLPPGADAIAPQEDAVRSGDEITLQEAPRAGAWVRRRGADLAEGAVPLRRGARLTPGKVALAAALDRPSVLVARRPVVTVMCSGDELRAPGSPGPAGTIPESNSYFIAATARAAGAAVRVSPFVPDDAARAAEAVSTALRGSDLVVTVGGVSVGDHDIVRPALEAAGVSLDFWRVAIKPGKPLAVGRAELSRCGVVHVLGLPGNPASASLTFVLFGVPLLRALQGDAAPRPPRVIVRADSALRRQTGRAEFLRTRLDVSSGELVARIAANQASGAVTSFAEADALVLVPADRERIDAGDRLEAIRLAEI; this is encoded by the coding sequence ATGATCCGCTTCGAAGAGGCGCTCGATCGGCTGCTCGCGACCGCGGTCCCGGTCGGCCCCGAGCGGGTGCCGCTCGACGACGCGGCAGGGCGCGTGCTTGCCGAGGACATCGCGGCCGCCGACGCGATGCCCGCCTTCGACTACAGCGCGATGGACGGCTACGCCATCGCCTCGGCCGACCTCGCGGGCAGCGGGCCCTTCAGGCTGCCCGTCCGCGGCGAGAGCGCGGCCGGCCGCCCGCTGCCGGCGCTCCAGCCGGGCACGGCGTGTCGGATCTTCACCGGCGCGCGGCTGCCGCCCGGCGCCGACGCGATCGCGCCGCAAGAGGATGCCGTGCGCAGCGGCGACGAGATCACCCTGCAGGAAGCGCCGCGGGCGGGTGCCTGGGTGCGCCGCCGTGGCGCGGACCTCGCGGAGGGCGCCGTCCCGCTGCGCCGAGGAGCGCGGCTCACGCCGGGGAAGGTCGCGCTCGCGGCCGCTCTCGATCGCCCGAGCGTCCTCGTCGCGCGCCGCCCCGTGGTCACGGTGATGTGCTCCGGCGACGAGCTGCGCGCGCCCGGCTCGCCAGGCCCCGCCGGCACGATCCCGGAGTCGAACAGCTACTTCATCGCCGCGACCGCGCGCGCGGCGGGCGCTGCGGTCCGCGTCTCGCCGTTCGTCCCCGACGACGCGGCGCGCGCCGCCGAGGCGGTGTCGACGGCGCTGCGCGGGTCCGATCTCGTGGTGACCGTCGGCGGCGTGAGCGTCGGCGACCACGACATCGTCCGCCCCGCGCTCGAGGCAGCCGGCGTGTCGCTCGATTTCTGGCGCGTCGCCATCAAGCCGGGCAAGCCGCTCGCGGTGGGGCGCGCCGAGCTCTCGCGGTGCGGCGTCGTCCACGTGCTCGGGCTGCCAGGCAATCCGGCCTCGGCCTCGCTCACGTTCGTCCTCTTCGGCGTGCCGCTGCTCCGCGCGCTCCAGGGCGACGCGGCGCCGCGGCCGCCCCGGGTGATCGTCCGCGCGGACAGCGCGCTCAGGCGCCAGACCGGTCGCGCCGAGTTCCTCCGCACCCGCCTCGACGTCTCGAGCGGCGAGCTCGTCGCCCGCATCGCCGCGAACCAGGCGTCGGGCGCCGTCACGAGCTTCGCCGAGGCCGACGCGCTCGTCCTCGTGCCGGCCGATCGGGAGCGCATCGACGCGGGCGATCGCCTCGAGGCCATCCGCCTCGCGGAGATCTGA
- a CDS encoding MogA/MoaB family molybdenum cofactor biosynthesis protein produces MSRSPVRVATLTLSDTRTLDDDEGGQLLGELLKRAGFSVTSHAVVREEPELLRAAIVQIADAGSADAVVTTGGTGIAPRDRTLEALAPLFEKTLDGFGEAFRRLSWDAIGPNAILSRAAAGVARGLVVIALPGSPKAVELAVTQIIGPVLAHAVTLASGKGGHHHRSPQPAQGEEQRG; encoded by the coding sequence ATGAGCCGCTCCCCCGTGCGCGTCGCCACGCTGACGCTCAGTGACACCCGCACCCTCGACGATGACGAGGGCGGACAGCTCCTCGGCGAGCTCCTGAAGCGCGCCGGCTTCTCCGTGACATCCCACGCCGTCGTCCGCGAGGAGCCCGAGCTGCTGCGAGCCGCGATCGTTCAGATCGCGGACGCCGGCTCGGCCGACGCGGTCGTCACCACAGGCGGGACCGGGATCGCCCCGCGCGACCGGACCCTCGAGGCGCTCGCGCCGCTCTTCGAGAAGACGCTCGACGGCTTCGGCGAGGCGTTCCGGCGCCTGAGCTGGGACGCCATCGGGCCGAACGCAATCCTGTCGCGCGCCGCGGCGGGCGTCGCGCGAGGGCTCGTGGTGATCGCGCTGCCCGGCAGCCCGAAGGCGGTGGAGCTCGCCGTCACGCAGATCATCGGCCCCGTCCTCGCGCACGCGGTCACGCTGGCGTCCGGCAAGGGCGGGCACCACCACCGATCCCCGCAGCCCGCGCAGGGCGAGGAGCAGCGCGGATGA
- a CDS encoding prolipoprotein diacylglyceryl transferase — MSGPLIPYIELPEIPLAFLEHIPLVGQLIDPAKPPSIKPFGTLVALGVYIGAMVATRHARERRLDEKKMSEFIFWVVAAGFIGGHVLDAIFYHPQRVARDPLYLFALWDGLSSFGGFTGALIGAFSWRFYRRERILPYCEVVNSAFPLAWVFGRAGCASVHDHPGRISDAWFAVQYPLGTGHVGRFDLGLYECVLAIPLAIAFAVLWRRNPHRPLGFYTGIMCTAYAPVRFALDFLREREGTVVGGDPRYGGLTPAQWACFGLFAVGLYFLRMAARGEPSSAGADPLDGSPRVADDDPSDEDDEPEAPRASRARAER, encoded by the coding sequence GTGTCAGGCCCTCTGATCCCTTACATCGAGCTCCCCGAGATCCCGCTCGCGTTCCTGGAGCACATCCCGCTCGTGGGGCAGCTCATCGATCCGGCGAAGCCGCCGTCGATCAAGCCGTTCGGCACGCTGGTGGCGCTCGGCGTCTACATCGGCGCCATGGTCGCCACGCGGCACGCCCGCGAGCGGCGCCTCGACGAGAAGAAGATGAGCGAGTTCATCTTCTGGGTCGTGGCGGCCGGGTTCATCGGCGGGCACGTCCTCGACGCGATCTTCTATCACCCGCAGCGCGTCGCCCGGGATCCTCTCTATCTCTTCGCGCTCTGGGACGGCCTGTCGAGCTTCGGCGGCTTCACCGGCGCGCTGATCGGCGCGTTCTCGTGGCGCTTCTATCGCCGCGAGCGGATCCTGCCCTACTGCGAGGTCGTCAACAGCGCGTTTCCGCTCGCGTGGGTCTTCGGGCGCGCAGGCTGCGCGTCGGTCCACGATCATCCGGGCCGCATTTCCGACGCATGGTTCGCGGTCCAATACCCGCTCGGGACGGGACACGTCGGCCGGTTCGATCTCGGCCTGTATGAGTGTGTGCTCGCGATCCCGCTCGCGATCGCGTTCGCGGTGCTCTGGCGCCGGAACCCCCATCGTCCGCTCGGCTTCTACACGGGGATCATGTGCACCGCGTACGCTCCGGTGCGGTTCGCGCTGGATTTCCTGCGCGAGCGAGAGGGCACGGTCGTCGGCGGCGATCCGCGCTATGGCGGTCTCACTCCGGCGCAGTGGGCCTGCTTCGGTCTGTTCGCGGTGGGGCTCTATTTCCTGCGCATGGCGGCGCGCGGCGAGCCGTCGAGCGCCGGCGCGGACCCGCTGGACGGCTCGCCGCGCGTCGCCGACGACGACCCGTCCGACGAGGACGATGAGCCCGAGGCGCCTCGGGCCTCCCGCGCCCGGGCCGAAAGGTGA
- a CDS encoding RNA recognition motif domain-containing protein has translation MAEDSRKLFVAGLPDSITEDVLRQLFEATGGNVVEVSLPKDRATGRPRGFGFVTLSTTGEANAARESLDGSFQGGKSISVRPFQAEPPRREGRPMGPGGGPGAGPGGPGGGGGMGGGGPAAAPDRTLYVGNLPYDASVEEVEGLIGATGAGPVVRVHLPMDPDGRKRGFGFVTMASAEAARGAIDALRGVDVRGRRLVVNLAHPKGERPAREDRPGGFGGGGGGFGGGGGGFGGGGGGFGGGGGGFAGGGGGAPPPPARKTFDDRRRRGSHDGDGPPGGGGGGGAGGAGKRSNNKNWDRGRTGDDWDDE, from the coding sequence ATGGCTGAAGATTCGCGTAAGTTGTTCGTGGCGGGCTTGCCCGACTCCATCACCGAAGACGTTTTGCGGCAGCTCTTCGAGGCCACCGGCGGCAACGTCGTCGAGGTCAGTCTTCCGAAAGATCGCGCGACGGGTCGTCCGCGCGGGTTCGGCTTCGTCACACTCTCGACGACCGGCGAAGCCAACGCCGCGCGCGAGTCGCTCGACGGTTCATTTCAGGGCGGCAAGTCCATCTCGGTCCGCCCCTTCCAGGCCGAGCCGCCGCGGCGCGAGGGGCGCCCGATGGGCCCCGGCGGTGGTCCCGGCGCTGGCCCAGGTGGCCCTGGCGGCGGTGGCGGTATGGGCGGCGGCGGGCCGGCTGCAGCGCCCGATCGCACCCTCTACGTCGGCAATCTCCCCTACGACGCGAGCGTCGAGGAAGTCGAGGGGCTCATCGGCGCGACGGGCGCCGGTCCCGTGGTGCGGGTCCACCTCCCGATGGATCCTGACGGTCGCAAGCGCGGCTTCGGCTTCGTGACGATGGCGAGCGCCGAGGCAGCGCGCGGCGCGATCGATGCCCTGCGCGGCGTGGACGTGCGTGGTCGACGGCTCGTCGTCAACCTCGCACACCCGAAGGGTGAGCGGCCGGCGCGCGAGGACCGCCCGGGCGGCTTCGGCGGTGGTGGCGGCGGCTTCGGCGGTGGTGGCGGCGGCTTCGGCGGCGGCGGCGGTGGCTTCGGCGGCGGCGGCGGCGGCTTCGCCGGTGGTGGTGGCGGAGCTCCTCCGCCGCCTGCGCGCAAGACCTTCGATGATCGCCGGCGGCGCGGCAGTCACGACGGGGATGGTCCTCCCGGCGGTGGTGGCGGTGGCGGCGCTGGTGGTGCTGGCAAGCGCAGCAACAACAAGAACTGGGATCGCGGCCGCACCGGTGACGACTGGGACGACGAATGA
- the rpmG gene encoding 50S ribosomal protein L33 translates to MRDIIKLTCGNCGRANYHTTKNKRTMTDKFVIKKFCPTERKHTEHKEGKISKG, encoded by the coding sequence ATGCGCGACATCATCAAGCTGACGTGCGGCAACTGCGGCCGCGCGAACTACCACACGACGAAGAACAAGCGGACGATGACGGACAAGTTCGTCATCAAGAAGTTCTGCCCGACCGAGCGCAAGCACACCGAGCACAAAGAAGGCAAGATCTCGAAGGGCTAG
- a CDS encoding rod shape-determining protein, with protein sequence MIFDWLYGLFSNDLAIDLGTATTLIYVKGKGIVSCEPSVVAVQRDARGGKKVLAVGREAKEMLGRTPGNIQAVRPLRDGVIADFEITEAMLRYFIARAHNRRTLVKPRIIICVPFGITEVEKRAVKESAEGAGAREVYLIEEPMAAAIGAGLPITEPSGNMVVDIGGGTTEVAVISLAGIVYSQSVRVGGDKMDESIMAYMKRKYNMAIGEQTAERIKITIGNAYPLEQQLTMEVKGRDMVAGIPKTVVVNSDEIRDSLSEPTNAIVDAVLIALERTPPELAADIVDKGIVLTGGGSLLKNLDVLLREETGLPVMVCDDPISAVVLGSGKALDHLELLKEVTIS encoded by the coding sequence ATGATCTTCGACTGGCTCTACGGCCTGTTCTCGAACGATCTCGCGATCGATCTCGGCACCGCAACCACGCTCATCTACGTGAAGGGCAAGGGCATCGTGTCATGCGAGCCCTCGGTGGTCGCCGTCCAGCGCGATGCTCGCGGCGGCAAGAAGGTGCTCGCCGTCGGCCGCGAGGCGAAGGAGATGCTCGGTCGCACCCCAGGCAACATCCAGGCGGTGCGGCCTCTGCGCGACGGCGTCATCGCCGACTTCGAGATCACCGAGGCGATGCTCCGGTATTTCATCGCGCGCGCGCACAACCGCCGCACGCTCGTCAAGCCGCGCATCATCATCTGCGTCCCCTTCGGCATCACCGAGGTCGAGAAGCGGGCGGTGAAGGAGAGCGCCGAGGGCGCTGGCGCGCGCGAGGTCTACCTCATCGAGGAGCCGATGGCGGCGGCGATCGGCGCCGGGCTGCCGATCACCGAGCCGAGCGGCAACATGGTCGTCGACATCGGCGGCGGCACGACCGAGGTCGCCGTGATCTCCCTCGCCGGCATCGTCTATTCGCAGAGCGTGCGCGTCGGCGGCGACAAGATGGACGAGTCGATCATGGCCTACATGAAGCGCAAGTACAACATGGCCATCGGCGAGCAGACCGCGGAGCGCATCAAGATCACGATCGGCAACGCGTACCCGCTCGAGCAGCAGCTCACGATGGAGGTCAAGGGGCGCGACATGGTCGCGGGCATCCCCAAGACGGTCGTCGTCAACTCCGACGAGATCCGCGACTCGCTGAGCGAGCCGACGAACGCCATCGTGGACGCCGTGCTCATCGCGCTGGAGCGCACGCCGCCCGAGCTGGCGGCCGACATCGTCGACAAGGGCATCGTGCTCACCGGCGGCGGCTCGCTCCTCAAGAACCTCGACGTGCTCCTCCGCGAGGAGACGGGGTTGCCCGTGATGGTGTGCGACGACCCGATCAGCGCCGTGGTGCTCGGCAGCGGCAAGGCGCTGGATCACCTCGAGCTCTTGAAAGAGGTCACGATCAGCTGA
- the mreC gene encoding rod shape-determining protein MreC has translation MNLKRYRDFVIVLLALAVPFWFLRASMRDPKQNTGADRIIISIAAPIQYAAATLARGISNLWGDYIYLVDVKEDNARQASQVARLRERVRKLEALEEENRRLRRLLDLRQSLRTDVVSAQVVGKSTNDFFRVVRVTLDREARDIVSNLPVLSADGVVGTTLKSAGDTVDVRLVVDGGSGVDVVVERTGARGFVRGTGDESKYSCSVEYVQRTDEIEVGDLLVTSGVGRRFPKGIPVGTVTQVVRRDFGIYQQVYVAPAVDFSRLEEVLIVTTTPPEETPPQAQRR, from the coding sequence GTGAACCTCAAACGCTACCGCGACTTCGTGATCGTGCTGTTGGCGCTCGCGGTGCCGTTCTGGTTCCTGCGCGCCAGCATGCGCGACCCCAAGCAGAACACGGGCGCCGACCGGATCATCATCAGCATCGCGGCGCCGATCCAGTACGCGGCCGCGACGCTGGCGCGTGGGATCTCGAACCTCTGGGGCGACTACATCTACCTGGTCGACGTCAAGGAAGACAACGCCAGGCAGGCCTCGCAGGTCGCCCGCCTACGAGAGCGGGTGCGGAAGCTCGAGGCGCTCGAGGAAGAGAACCGCCGCCTGCGCAGGCTGCTCGACCTGCGCCAGAGCCTCCGGACCGACGTGGTGAGCGCCCAGGTCGTCGGCAAGAGCACCAACGATTTCTTCCGGGTCGTTCGCGTCACGCTCGATCGCGAGGCGCGGGACATCGTCTCCAACTTGCCGGTCCTCTCCGCGGACGGCGTGGTCGGCACCACGCTGAAGAGCGCCGGCGACACGGTCGACGTGCGGCTCGTCGTCGACGGGGGCAGCGGCGTCGACGTGGTGGTCGAGCGCACCGGTGCGCGCGGCTTCGTCCGCGGCACGGGCGACGAGAGCAAGTACTCCTGCAGCGTCGAGTACGTGCAGCGCACCGACGAGATCGAGGTCGGCGATCTCCTCGTGACGAGCGGCGTCGGCCGGCGCTTCCCGAAGGGGATCCCGGTCGGGACCGTGACGCAGGTCGTCCGCCGCGACTTCGGCATTTACCAGCAGGTGTACGTCGCGCCCGCGGTCGATTTCTCGCGGCTGGAGGAGGTGCTCATCGTGACGACGACGCCGCCGGAGGAGACGCCCCCCCAGGCGCAGCGGAGGTGA
- the mrdA gene encoding penicillin-binding protein 2: protein MSLLVQRSDVSEFRRRFRWIALGMVVGFMVLLGRLFYLQVLEVDENKAIARENIVRRVTLATTRGIIRDKNGKVLAASRPSYNVYVVPRRLDMETIWPKLVEYLGVGIEERARLEALITSIRADEGPRKNQQILLKEDISRDAVATLATHDAELPGVDVVPVPVRYYPYEEVGSHVLGYMAEVDAERLASLRSVGYIEGDRIGVTGIERAWESYLRGTRGWEKVLVDAKGRRRAGGDGIIEEPRRVDPIPGRDLRLTLDADIQKAIDKAMRGELAGGVAVIDVRTGRILGLYSKPGYNPNALSGGSGKQVIRDAFRRLYSDPLKPALDKTLSGAYPPGSTFKPFTALAALEKGLIDPRQSSRCRGALTFGKRTFRCTHVHGPVAMQQAIAESCNVYFYRLAAEYGVGMDVIAEMGQRYGLGARTGLGINAEAGGRMPTRAWMTLRNKGQFRLGFGLNAAIGQGATTVTVLQLALAYAALANGGTLYQPQIVRAVETSAGTVVQEFTPRVRRQIDIRPENLSLVHRAMVAGVNEEGGTAFKARVAGVEMAGKTGTAQVSHRLTRGVEAERVWYFNREHAWFAGYAPTRSPEVAVVVLVEHGGTGGKHAAPVAFEVVRAYQELAKERRGGPNEGPRAGKSSAGRAPAASGRTP, encoded by the coding sequence GTGAGCCTGCTCGTCCAGCGCTCCGACGTGAGCGAGTTCCGCCGGCGCTTCCGGTGGATCGCGCTCGGCATGGTCGTCGGCTTCATGGTGCTCCTCGGGCGCCTGTTCTACCTGCAGGTCCTCGAGGTCGACGAGAACAAGGCCATCGCTCGCGAGAACATCGTCCGGCGCGTGACGCTCGCGACGACGCGCGGGATCATCCGGGACAAGAACGGCAAGGTGCTCGCGGCGAGCCGGCCGTCGTACAACGTCTACGTCGTCCCGCGGCGCCTCGACATGGAGACGATCTGGCCGAAGCTCGTCGAGTACCTCGGCGTCGGGATCGAGGAGCGCGCGAGGCTCGAGGCGCTGATCACCTCGATCCGCGCCGACGAGGGCCCGCGCAAGAACCAGCAGATCCTGCTCAAGGAGGACATCTCGCGCGACGCCGTGGCGACCTTGGCGACGCACGACGCCGAGCTGCCGGGGGTCGACGTGGTGCCTGTCCCGGTGCGCTACTACCCGTACGAGGAGGTCGGCTCGCACGTCCTCGGCTACATGGCCGAGGTGGACGCCGAGCGGCTCGCGTCGCTCCGCAGCGTCGGCTACATCGAGGGCGATCGCATCGGCGTGACCGGGATCGAGCGCGCCTGGGAGAGCTACCTGCGCGGCACGCGCGGCTGGGAGAAGGTGCTCGTCGACGCCAAGGGGCGGCGCAGGGCGGGCGGCGACGGGATCATCGAGGAGCCGCGGCGGGTGGACCCGATCCCCGGCCGCGATCTCCGGCTGACGCTCGACGCCGACATCCAGAAGGCGATCGACAAGGCGATGCGCGGCGAGCTCGCCGGCGGCGTCGCGGTCATCGACGTGCGCACCGGGCGCATCCTCGGGCTGTACTCGAAGCCCGGCTACAACCCGAACGCGCTCTCCGGCGGCTCGGGGAAGCAGGTCATCCGCGACGCGTTCCGGCGGCTCTACTCCGATCCGCTGAAGCCCGCGCTCGACAAGACGCTGTCCGGGGCGTACCCGCCCGGCTCGACGTTCAAGCCGTTCACCGCGCTGGCGGCGCTCGAGAAGGGGCTCATCGATCCCCGCCAGTCCTCGCGGTGCCGGGGCGCGCTGACGTTCGGCAAGCGCACCTTCCGGTGCACGCACGTGCACGGGCCGGTCGCGATGCAGCAGGCGATCGCGGAGTCGTGCAACGTCTACTTCTACCGGCTGGCGGCGGAGTACGGCGTCGGCATGGACGTCATCGCGGAGATGGGCCAGCGCTACGGGCTCGGCGCGCGGACGGGGCTCGGCATCAACGCCGAGGCGGGGGGCAGGATGCCCACCCGGGCGTGGATGACGCTCCGGAACAAGGGCCAGTTCCGCCTCGGTTTCGGCCTGAACGCGGCGATCGGGCAGGGCGCGACGACGGTCACGGTGCTCCAGCTCGCGCTCGCGTACGCGGCGCTCGCGAACGGCGGCACGCTGTACCAGCCGCAGATCGTGCGGGCCGTCGAGACGAGCGCCGGCACGGTCGTCCAGGAGTTCACGCCGCGCGTGCGCCGCCAGATCGACATCCGGCCGGAGAACCTCTCCCTCGTGCACCGGGCGATGGTCGCCGGCGTGAACGAGGAGGGCGGCACGGCGTTCAAGGCGCGCGTCGCGGGCGTGGAGATGGCGGGCAAGACGGGGACCGCGCAGGTCTCGCACCGGCTCACCCGCGGCGTCGAGGCCGAGCGGGTCTGGTACTTCAACCGCGAGCACGCCTGGTTCGCCGGCTACGCGCCGACGCGCTCGCCCGAGGTCGCCGTCGTCGTGCTCGTCGAGCACGGCGGCACGGGCGGCAAGCACGCGGCGCCGGTCGCCTTCGAGGTCGTCCGCGCGTACCAGGAGCTCGCGAAGGAGCGTCGCGGCGGCCCGAACGAGGGGCCGCGAGCGGGCAAGAGCAGCGCGGGCCGCGCGCCCGCCGCGTCGGGGCGCACGCCATGA